In Caretta caretta isolate rCarCar2 chromosome 4, rCarCar1.hap1, whole genome shotgun sequence, one genomic interval encodes:
- the UTP3 gene encoding something about silencing protein 10, producing the protein MGRPRRAAPRRRLPKAEEDAGEEPAGPEPGPLASQSFTDEVDDFHEARFEAVMGALGSEEEAEEESEEEVLGLELPEESEEEEEEEDGEEDEEDGDLSMHSDLEEPVSGSGLPHELSWGQRKQLYYDTDYGAAARSKNKRSREEAEAEELEEEQEAQAIQKRLAQALGEDDYGLDLVQAYADEQRSTQRLETGPKIAKDLETLSRKEQLKLLKQESPELLQLIQDFEAKLTELKDELDPLMHMVRHGIIPKGKGSRYLQTKYHLYLNYCTNISFYLVLKSKRIPVQGHPVIERLVAYRNLINDLGIVDEKLSSEVQWLLNELHNNERNDVGGKKKPTMLLQRTVNKNKPKSAPKISNVEAAAKEPRDDSDLDEEAALKFYREMEEKMKLKRKRRKDQNAMEEELVLEEDPNKKRGITYQIAKNKGLTPKRKKIDRNPRVKHREKFRRAKIRRKGQVREVRKEEQRYGGELSGIRAGVKKSIKLK; encoded by the coding sequence ATGGGTAGGCCGCGCCGGGCCGCGCCGCGCCGGAGGCTGCCGAAGGCGGAGGAGGATGCCGGGGAGGAGCCCGCCGGGCCGGAGCCGGGCCCGCTGGCCTCGCAGAGCTTCACGGACGAGGTGGACGATTTCCACGAGGCGCGGTTCGAGGCGGTGATGGGGGCGCTGGGGAgcgaggaggaggcggaggaggagagcgaggaggaggtgctggggctggagctgccggAGGAgagcgaggaggaggaagaggaggaggatggggaggaaGATGAAGAGGATGGGGACCTGTCTATGCACAGTGACCTGGAGGAGCCAGTCAGCGGCTCCGGCCTCCCCCACGAGCTCTCCTGGGGGCAGCGCAAGCAGCTCTATTATGACACGGACTACGGGGCCGCGGCCCGCTCGAAGAACAAGCGGAGCCGCGAGGAGGCCGAGGccgaggagctggaggaggagcaggaggctcAGGCCATCCAGAAGCGTCTGGCGCAGGCCTTGGGCGAAGACGACTACGGGCTGGACCTGGTGCAGGCCTACGCGGATGAGCAGCGCAGCACCCAGCGGCTGGAGACGGGGCCGAAGATTGCCAAGGATTTGGAGACACTTTCTAGAAAGGAGCAACTGAAGCTGCTGAAGCAAGAGTcacctgagctgctgcagctgatTCAGGACTTTGAAGCCAAGTTAACTGAGCTCAAGGATGAATTGGATCCACTCATGCACATGGTCAGGCATGGGATCATCCCGAAGGGAAAAGGTAGCCGTTACCTGCAGACCAAGTATCATCTCTATTTGAATTATTGCACCAATATCAGCTTCTACTTGGTTCTGAAATCAAAGAGGATTCCAGTTCAGGGCCACCCTGTTATTGAAAGACTGGTTGCTTACAGAAATTTAATCAATGACTTGGGGATTGTGGATGAAAAGTTATCATCAGAAGTCCAGTGGCTCCTTAATGAGCTCCACAATAATGAAAGAAATGATGTAGGAGGAAAGAAGAAACCCACAATGCTTCTTCAGAGAACtgttaacaaaaataaaccaaaatctGCTCCTAAGATTTCTAATGTTGAAGCTGCTGCTAAAGAACCAAGAGATGATTCAGACTTAGATGAAGAGGCTGCCTTGAAATTTTACAGGGAGATGGAGGAGAAGATGAAACtcaagaggaagagaagaaaagatcAGAATGCTATGGAAGAGGAACTGGTTCTCGAAGAAGATCCAAATAAAAAGAGAGGTATAACATATCAGATTGCCAAGAATAAAGGCCTTACACCCAAAAGGAAGAAGATTGATCGTAACCCGAGAGTCAAGCATCGTGAAAAATTCAGGCGTGCTAAGATTCGTAGAAAGGGCCAAGTTCGTGAGGTTCGAAAAGAAGAACAAAGATATGGTGGTGAACTGTCTGGCATTCGTGCTGGAGTTAAGAAAAGCATAAAGCTTAAATGA
- the JCHAIN gene encoding immunoglobulin J chain — MKTSLLLWGVLAVFLGAALVAGYEDEEAKEHVLVDNKCKCARVTSRFVPSKDNPEEEVLVRNIRVIVPLMSRQNITDPTSPVRTTFVYRLSELCKKCDPTEVEVGDQVVTAEQSNNCSISDTCYTYDRNKCYTTTFPFFYGGETNTLQAALTPESCYAN; from the exons ATGAAGACCTCTTTGTTACTGTGGGGAGTCCTGGCAGTTTTCTTGGGGGCTGCTCTTGTGGCAG GTTATGAGGATGAGGAGGCGAAAGAGCACGTCCTAGTTGATAACAAGTGTAAATGTGCAAGGGTGACCTCAAGGTTTGTCCCTTCTAAAGACAACCCCGAGGAAGAAGTCCTGGTGAGAAACATACGAGTCAT agtCCCCCTGATGAGCAGACAGAATATCACTGATCCCACCTCACCAGTGAGAACCACCTTTGTCTACCGGCTATCTGAGCT CTGCAAAAAATGTGATCCCACAGAAGTGGAGGTAGGTGACCAGGTAGTTACTGCTGAGCAGAGCAACAACTGCAGCATTTCTGATACCTGCTACACCTATGACAGGAACAAGTGCTACACCACGACCTTCCCGTTTTTCTACGGCGGGGAGACCAACACCCTCCAAGCAGCCCTGACTCCAGAATCCTGCTACGCTAATTAG